The following proteins are co-located in the Pseudomonas synxantha genome:
- the hxsA gene encoding His-Xaa-Ser repeat protein HxsA, with translation MKLLDRWKVLISGISLLPMAGTTLAQAGQLSLADANWQPNDKLQPPVFADTLNAPDTVNIYAAHRSHSSHRSHSSHSSHYSGSGGYSAPRYYSPPATSTRSYSAPSASSSTPSSNSLYQSSGTTSGTSSSTSKSRATNEQKSNLVTRVQTALMVRQYYQGTIDGVMGKATRGALMAFQMDSGLTVNGRMDTASLNALGIKIP, from the coding sequence GTGAAATTGCTCGACCGCTGGAAAGTCCTGATCAGTGGGATCAGCTTGCTGCCAATGGCAGGTACGACTCTGGCACAGGCGGGCCAACTGTCGCTCGCCGATGCGAACTGGCAACCCAACGACAAGCTACAGCCCCCAGTATTTGCCGATACGCTCAATGCGCCAGACACCGTCAACATCTATGCGGCACATCGCTCGCACAGTTCACACCGGTCCCACAGTTCGCACAGTTCTCACTACAGCGGCTCGGGTGGCTATAGCGCACCTCGCTACTACAGCCCACCCGCTACCAGTACCCGAAGCTACAGCGCGCCGAGTGCTTCGAGCAGCACCCCAAGCAGCAACAGCCTTTATCAGTCGTCTGGCACTACCAGCGGGACAAGTTCGAGCACTTCAAAGAGCCGCGCGACCAATGAGCAGAAAAGCAACCTGGTCACCCGTGTGCAGACCGCGCTGATGGTGCGCCAGTATTACCAAGGCACCATTGATGGGGTGATGGGCAAAGCAACACGTGGTGCGTTGATGGCCTTTCAGATGGACAGTGGGCTGACCGTGAATGGCCGGATGGATACGGCCTCGCTGAATGCGTTGGGTATCAAGATTCCATAA
- a CDS encoding zinc-dependent alcohol dehydrogenase family protein: protein MSRTIRFHKFGPAEVLKCEEHAAAQPAPGEVQVRVEAIGISWYDILWRQNLASSHARLPSGLGHEMAGVVVALGDGVDDLAVGDKVASFPAESPNDYPVYGEQIILPRSALTRYPDVLSPIEASVHYTPLLIAYFAYMDLARVKPGQFALVTDASHCSGPSFVQLGKALGVRVIAATKNSAEREYLLSLGAEKVIVTEEQDLLMQINKFTDNRGVDVVFDGLGGPQMSLLGDVLAPRGSLVLYGLQGGNQTPFPACAAFQKNIQFFVHCIGNFTGKPELGIVQDQVALQRALRDINQLTADRVLVPLKTTVFAFDQFVEAHRYMDECPCRERVALQVEAV, encoded by the coding sequence ATGTCCCGCACGATCCGTTTTCACAAGTTTGGTCCGGCCGAGGTGCTCAAATGCGAAGAGCATGCAGCCGCGCAGCCCGCACCGGGCGAAGTGCAGGTGCGTGTCGAGGCGATTGGCATCAGCTGGTACGACATTCTATGGCGCCAGAACCTGGCGTCTTCCCATGCTCGCCTGCCTTCGGGCCTGGGGCATGAAATGGCGGGTGTGGTTGTCGCGTTGGGTGACGGCGTGGATGACCTGGCTGTGGGCGACAAGGTGGCCAGTTTTCCGGCCGAAAGCCCCAACGATTACCCGGTGTATGGCGAGCAGATCATCTTGCCGCGTTCTGCCCTGACCCGTTACCCGGATGTCTTGAGCCCGATTGAAGCCAGCGTGCACTACACGCCGTTGCTGATTGCGTATTTCGCCTATATGGACCTGGCGCGGGTCAAGCCCGGGCAGTTTGCCCTGGTGACCGATGCCAGCCACTGCTCCGGCCCTTCCTTTGTGCAACTGGGCAAGGCCCTGGGTGTGCGGGTGATTGCCGCGACGAAAAACAGCGCCGAACGCGAATACCTGCTCTCCCTCGGGGCGGAAAAGGTCATTGTCACCGAGGAACAAGACCTGCTGATGCAGATCAACAAGTTCACTGACAACCGTGGCGTCGACGTCGTGTTCGATGGCCTGGGGGGCCCGCAGATGTCGTTGCTGGGTGACGTCCTGGCGCCCCGTGGCAGCCTGGTGTTGTATGGCTTGCAAGGTGGCAACCAGACGCCATTCCCGGCCTGTGCAGCGTTCCAGAAGAATATTCAGTTCTTCGTGCACTGTATCGGCAACTTTACCGGCAAGCCGGAGCTGGGCATCGTCCAGGATCAGGTGGCACTGCAGCGTGCCTTGCGTGATATCAACCAGTTGACGGCCGACCGCGTGCTTGTCCCACTGAAAACCACGGTATTTGCGTTCGATCAGTTCGTTGAAGCCCATCGCTATATGGACGAATGCCCATGCCGCGAGCGTGTCGCCTTGCAGGTTGAAGCTGTTTGA
- a CDS encoding LysR substrate-binding domain-containing protein produces the protein MNRNDLRRVDLNLLIVFETLMHERSVTRAAEKLFLGQPAISAALSRLRGLFDDPLFVRTGRSMEPSARAVEIFALLSPALDSISTAVSRAAEFDPATSTAVFRIGLSDDVEFALLPQLLKRLRAEAPGIVLVVRRVNYILMPGLLASGEISIGVSYTADLPANAKRKVLRRSLPKLLRADSVPGSLSLDDFCSRPHALVSFAGDLSGFIDEELEKLGRKRHVVLAVPQFNGLGTLLAGTDILATVPDYAAEALTSAGGLRAEDPPLPVRSFELHMAWRGSQDNDPGERWLRSRIQMFFGDPESL, from the coding sequence ATGAACCGTAACGACCTGCGTCGTGTCGACCTTAACCTCTTGATCGTATTCGAAACTTTGATGCATGAGCGCAGTGTGACCCGCGCCGCCGAGAAATTGTTCCTCGGCCAGCCGGCCATCAGCGCGGCCCTATCGCGCCTGCGTGGGCTGTTCGATGACCCGCTGTTTGTACGCACCGGGCGCAGCATGGAACCCTCGGCCCGCGCCGTAGAGATCTTCGCCCTGCTCTCCCCGGCCCTGGACTCGATCTCCACCGCCGTCAGCCGCGCTGCCGAATTCGACCCGGCCACCAGCACTGCGGTGTTTCGAATCGGCCTGTCCGACGACGTGGAATTCGCCCTGCTGCCGCAGTTGCTCAAGCGCCTGCGCGCCGAAGCCCCGGGCATCGTGCTGGTGGTGCGCCGCGTCAACTACATCCTGATGCCCGGCTTGCTCGCCTCGGGTGAAATCTCCATCGGCGTCAGCTACACCGCCGATCTGCCGGCCAACGCCAAGCGCAAGGTACTGCGCCGCAGCCTGCCGAAGCTGCTGCGTGCCGACAGCGTGCCAGGCTCATTGAGCCTGGACGACTTCTGCTCACGCCCCCATGCCCTGGTGTCCTTCGCCGGCGACCTGAGCGGGTTTATTGATGAAGAGCTGGAGAAGCTCGGCCGCAAACGCCATGTGGTATTGGCGGTCCCGCAGTTCAACGGGTTGGGCACGCTGCTGGCGGGTACGGACATTCTGGCCACCGTGCCGGATTACGCCGCCGAGGCGCTGACGTCGGCAGGTGGCTTACGCGCCGAAGACCCGCCGCTGCCGGTGCGTTCGTTTGAGCTGCACATGGCCTGGCGTGGGTCGCAGGACAATGACCCGGGTGAGCGGTGGTTGAGGTCGCGGATTCAGATGTTTTTTGGGGATCCTGAGAGTCTTTAG
- the hxsD gene encoding His-Xaa-Ser system protein HxsD produces the protein MTWPVTLKLDSAAYPLSVVQRAAYSLADTVTIQVGIEANQISLTAHPAKSRLTLSPEQAHSLILQHLNDFALRDHINRETVGLREVLARAALAGCGISQ, from the coding sequence ATGACATGGCCAGTCACGCTGAAACTCGACAGCGCAGCCTACCCGCTCAGCGTGGTGCAACGCGCCGCTTATTCCCTAGCCGACACTGTCACGATCCAGGTCGGTATTGAAGCAAATCAGATAAGCCTCACGGCCCACCCCGCTAAATCAAGGCTAACGCTTTCCCCGGAGCAGGCTCACTCGCTGATCCTTCAGCATCTGAACGACTTCGCCCTACGCGACCATATCAACCGCGAAACAGTAGGGTTGCGCGAGGTCCTGGCCCGAGCCGCTCTCGCTGGATGTGGGATTTCCCAGTGA
- the hxsB gene encoding His-Xaa-Ser system radical SAM maturase HxsB, whose product MTLIATDAKHYRLLPFRFMRMNTGNDRDILLTSDTGEYMHVNDAQLRALSYFDVQPSTPFYKDLLARHFIYEPGCHDPFPEMAAQYRSRKDFLFQGPALHLFVVTLRCNHTCQYCQVSRAPLGGSGHDLSEADAQAAVDRLFESNAPALTVEFQGGEPLLAFERVRQIVEWVVERNVVEQRDIQFVITTTLHHLTEEILDFAEQNRIQFSTSLDGPAPLHNANRPTPSRDSYERTVKGIQWVRERLGHDAVSALTTLTSRSLEQPEAIIDEYVSQGFSSISLRPLSPYGFATKSALRLDYPIERYLAFYKKALAYLLHINQQSVYLSESYTSLLLKNILTPFSSGYVDLRSPAGAGTAALVYNYDGYVYPSDEARMLLEMGEDGLRLGTVQQPLSELLASPVMNALLASGVAEALPGCSDCALVPYCGADPVEHYARQADPIGHRVFSSFCKKNMGLLKHLFGLLCDGDDNVQRVLLSWLNRRAYNDVRFPGYRG is encoded by the coding sequence GTGACACTGATTGCGACAGACGCCAAGCACTACCGCTTGCTGCCTTTTCGATTCATGCGCATGAACACGGGAAATGACCGTGACATCCTGCTCACCTCCGATACCGGTGAGTACATGCACGTGAACGACGCGCAATTACGAGCCCTCAGTTACTTCGACGTTCAACCAAGTACGCCTTTTTACAAGGACCTGCTGGCCCGCCACTTCATCTACGAACCAGGCTGCCACGACCCGTTCCCGGAAATGGCCGCGCAGTATCGCAGCCGCAAGGACTTTCTCTTCCAGGGCCCTGCTCTGCACTTGTTCGTGGTTACATTGCGCTGCAACCACACCTGCCAGTACTGCCAGGTGTCGCGGGCCCCTCTGGGAGGATCCGGCCACGATCTGTCGGAAGCGGATGCGCAAGCGGCGGTCGATCGCCTGTTCGAATCGAACGCTCCCGCCTTGACTGTGGAGTTTCAGGGTGGCGAGCCGCTTCTGGCCTTCGAGCGCGTCCGCCAGATTGTCGAATGGGTCGTCGAACGAAACGTGGTCGAACAACGGGATATCCAGTTCGTCATCACCACCACGCTGCACCACCTGACGGAGGAAATACTCGACTTCGCAGAACAAAATCGCATCCAGTTTTCGACCTCGCTCGATGGGCCGGCGCCCTTGCACAATGCCAACCGCCCAACCCCGTCACGAGACTCCTACGAGCGCACTGTAAAAGGCATCCAGTGGGTCCGTGAGCGCCTTGGCCATGATGCGGTTTCCGCGCTGACCACGCTGACTTCAAGAAGCCTCGAACAACCTGAAGCGATCATCGATGAGTATGTAAGCCAGGGCTTCTCCAGCATCTCGCTTCGGCCTCTGAGCCCTTATGGGTTTGCCACCAAGAGTGCCCTTCGACTTGATTACCCTATTGAGCGATACCTGGCCTTCTACAAGAAGGCACTTGCCTATTTGCTGCATATCAACCAACAGAGCGTATACCTCTCAGAGAGTTATACGAGCCTGTTGCTGAAAAATATCCTAACACCCTTCTCCTCCGGCTATGTAGACCTGCGCTCCCCTGCTGGCGCAGGCACTGCAGCGCTGGTTTACAACTATGACGGTTACGTCTATCCCTCGGACGAAGCCCGAATGTTGCTGGAGATGGGTGAAGACGGCTTGAGGCTCGGCACCGTACAGCAACCCTTGTCTGAATTACTCGCATCGCCCGTTATGAATGCGTTGCTCGCCAGTGGTGTAGCAGAGGCGCTGCCGGGCTGTTCCGACTGCGCACTTGTCCCGTACTGTGGTGCTGACCCCGTCGAACACTATGCCCGCCAAGCTGACCCAATCGGACACCGAGTGTTCAGCAGCTTCTGCAAGAAGAACATGGGGCTGCTGAAGCATCTTTTCGGCCTGCTTTGCGATGGCGACGACAACGTGCAGAGAGTGCTGCTGTCTTGGTTGAACAGGCGCGCTTACAACGATGTTCGATTTCCGGGTTACAGGGGCTGA
- the hxsC gene encoding His-Xaa-Ser system radical SAM maturase HxsC → MAMLRKDTRFEIHHLNEPKLLKVITLDEFIEQGLAVCAGSAEFGDLLLWLPNEERLRSPHLLSLPVGGFLIPEPLIGDFDCARPYLHTPNDADVVQPGDVIAITPGSALVRVLYRRGSDSNLLFMTDRCNSLCLMCSQPPKDIDDRWHIEENLRLIDLMDSGEENLGISGGEPTLYRDGLLEILAKCKAVLPQKSIHVLSNGRLFQDPSWIAALSSIGHPQLSWGIPLYADNAEDHDHVVQAPGAFSETLQGLYNLARANQIIEIRVVLNRLTTPRLPELAHYVFRNLPFVRHVALMGIESTGLARKNYEELWIDPLDYQKSLSQAVYFLFNRGVPVSIYNLPLCLIPAHLSRFARQSISDWKNLFIDTCQQCAAVKHCSGFFKSHTDRWQSRGVQLLSPEAFSAYTRSAQ, encoded by the coding sequence ATGGCGATGCTGCGCAAAGATACCCGCTTCGAAATCCATCACCTGAATGAGCCGAAACTGCTCAAAGTCATCACTCTGGATGAATTCATCGAACAAGGCCTGGCTGTTTGTGCCGGAAGCGCTGAATTCGGTGACTTGCTGCTTTGGCTGCCAAACGAAGAACGGCTACGGAGCCCGCATCTGCTCTCATTACCAGTGGGTGGATTCTTGATCCCGGAGCCATTGATCGGCGACTTCGACTGCGCGCGGCCATACCTGCACACCCCCAACGATGCGGATGTCGTGCAGCCCGGCGATGTCATTGCCATCACACCAGGCAGCGCGTTGGTGCGAGTGCTCTATCGACGAGGCTCAGACAGCAACCTGCTGTTCATGACCGATCGTTGCAACAGCCTCTGCCTGATGTGCTCGCAGCCGCCCAAAGATATCGATGACCGTTGGCACATCGAGGAGAACCTACGACTGATCGACCTGATGGACTCGGGCGAGGAGAATCTGGGAATCAGCGGCGGAGAACCCACGCTTTATCGCGACGGCCTGCTCGAAATCCTGGCCAAGTGCAAAGCCGTTTTGCCACAGAAATCCATTCATGTACTCAGCAACGGGCGTCTGTTCCAAGACCCGAGCTGGATCGCTGCGCTCTCTTCCATCGGTCACCCTCAGTTGAGCTGGGGCATCCCGCTGTATGCCGACAATGCCGAAGACCATGACCATGTGGTGCAGGCTCCAGGCGCTTTTAGTGAAACCCTGCAAGGTCTTTACAATCTGGCGCGCGCCAACCAGATCATCGAGATACGCGTGGTGCTCAATCGCCTGACCACGCCACGCTTGCCCGAGCTCGCCCACTACGTGTTCAGGAACCTGCCCTTCGTGCGGCATGTTGCGCTGATGGGTATCGAGAGTACCGGCCTGGCCAGAAAGAACTACGAAGAACTGTGGATTGACCCGCTGGACTATCAAAAGTCGTTGAGCCAGGCCGTGTATTTCCTGTTCAACCGCGGAGTTCCGGTTTCGATCTACAACTTGCCCCTGTGCCTGATCCCGGCCCACCTCTCGCGTTTCGCCCGCCAGAGCATCTCCGACTGGAAGAACCTGTTCATCGATACCTGCCAGCAATGCGCTGCCGTCAAACATTGCTCTGGCTTCTTCAAATCCCACACCGACCGCTGGCAGAGCCGCGGCGTACAACTACTATCGCCCGAGGCCTTTAGCGCCTATACAAGGAGTGCACAGTGA